A single window of Oncorhynchus keta strain PuntledgeMale-10-30-2019 chromosome 34, Oket_V2, whole genome shotgun sequence DNA harbors:
- the LOC118367473 gene encoding ras-related protein Rab-25-like, translating to MGSDEAYNFVFKVVLIGESGVGKSNLLSRFTKNEFNHDSRTTIGVEFSTRTIQLKSLIIKAQIWDTAGLERYRAITSAYYRGAVGALLVYDITKHLTYESVERWLKELYDHADPHIVVMLVGNKTDLGSERSVPTEEAKDFAEKNGLLFLETSALESTNVETAFQNVLGEIHRKVSSKEVTRGSISAVSLASPVPRAAVDPEEKKPCCRNL from the exons ATGGGTTCAGATGAGGCCTACAACTTTGTCTTTAAGG TGGTTCTGATAGGTGAGTCCGGCGTTGGCAAGAGTAACCTGCTCTCCCGCTTCACCAAGAACGAGTTCAACCACGACAGCCGCACCACCATCGGGGTGGAGTTCAGCACACGCACAATTCAACTGAAAAGTCTCATCATCAAGGCTCAAATCTGGGACACGGCTGGGCTGGAGCGGTACAGGGCCATCACCTCCGC TTATTATAGAGGAGCTGTCGGAGCGCTactggtctatgacatcaccaagCATCTGACCTATGAGAGTGTGGAGCGCTGGCTTAAGGAGCTCTATGATCATGCAGACCCTCACATCGTAGTCATGCTGGTGGGCAACAAAACTGATCTGGGGTCAGAGCGATCAGTGCCTACTGAGGAGGCGAAGGACTTTGCAG AAAAGAATGGTCTATTGTTCTTAGAGACATCAGCCTTGGAGTCCACAAATGTTGAGACAGCATTCCAAAATGTCCTTGGAG AGATCCACAGGAAGGTGAGCAGTAAAGAGGTGACCCGGGGGTCCATTAGTGCCGTGTCTCTGGCCAGCCCCGTCCCCAGAGCTGCAGTCGACCCTGAAGAGAAGAAGCCCTGCTGTAGGAACCTCTGA
- the LOC118367471 gene encoding ras-related protein Rab-11A-like: protein MTNREDEYDYLFKVVLIGDSGVGKSNLLSRFTRNEFNLESKSTIGVEFATRSIHVEGKTVKAQIWDTAGQERYRAITSAYYRGAVGALLVYDIAKHLTYENAERWLKELQDHADSNIVIMLVGNKSDLRHLRAVPTDEAKALAEKHGLSFLETSALDSSNVELAFQTILTAIYNIVSQRQMTGRSDADFSPNSNVVPITVQPTQNAAKSSACCQNN, encoded by the exons ATGACGAATAGAGAAGACGAATATGACTATCTTTTCAAAG TGGTGCTGATTGGGGACTCTGGAGTGGGGAAGAGTAACCTGCTGTCCCGCTTCACCCGCAACGAGTTCAACCTGGAGAGCAAGAGCACCATTGGGGTGGAGTTTGCCACGCGCAGCATCCACGTGGAAGGCAAGACTGTCAAGGCCCAGATCTGGGACACGGCAGGACAGGAGCGCTACAGAGCCATCACCTCAGC GTACTACCGTGGGGCAGTGGGGGCTCTGCTGGTGTACGACATCGCCAAGCACCTGACGTATGAAAACGCTGAACGCTGGCTGAAGGAGCTGCAGGACCACGCTGACAGCAACATTGTCATCATGCTAGTGGGAAACAAGAGTGACCTGCGCCACCTCAGGGCTGTGCCCACGGATGAGGCCAAGGCCTTGGCAG AGAAGCATGGACTGTCTTTCCTGGAGACCTCGGCGTTAGACTCCTCTAATGTGGAGCTGGCTTTCCAGACTATTCTCACAG CCATCTACAACATTGTGTCCCAGAGGCAAATGACGGGCCGCAGCGACGCCGACTTCTCGCCCAACTCCAATGTGGTGCCGATCACAGTGCAGCCCACGCAGAACGCTGCCAAGTCGAGTGCCTGCTGCCAGAACAACTGA